The Alnus glutinosa chromosome 1, dhAlnGlut1.1, whole genome shotgun sequence region CTtaaatgttcttttttttttcttttctgttcctttaatctgtttggttgctgggaaAGTTggtgaaaggaaaagaaaaatgagttcCGGAAACTATGGAATGCACCTCAACTGAGGATAAGGATGCGTGTGGTTAATGTGGGATCTGACAATCTGGATTTTCGTTTACTTTCTTTTCCTGCATTTTCTCGGGAACCAAACGTAGCAATCGTGTTGATTTTTGTGGAAATTATTTGCTATTTGGGATAATTAGATCTATGGATACTGCAAAAAGTGTAGCTTGTGATAGTGATAATGTGATGGTTTCCGTACAATCTACTGTGCACATAATTTTGATCGGTAACAGGTTGATTGCACTTAATTGAATACTCTGAGCTCTGCTTCTAAATTTGCTTTGCTATTATTTTTGCGGTGCCTATAATGTTTGGATAAGGtgatggttttttattttattgattctCAATCTGATGAACTAAAGAACATTCCAATCATGACTCATGGTTACAGAGAAGTGACATGGACTAAGAAAAATCTCTAACTTGCGTAATGTTGATTGTGCTTGCACTCGATCAAGAAGAAGTCGCAGTACTTAATTCTCTCTGATTTTGGAAAAATTCTATGTGAAAACGTTTGTCCTGGTAGGGTAAATTGGAAAGCAGAAATTTCTAGCCGGCGACTGAGTCGCTGGATTTGAGTCAACCGAGCAAAGCGGGGATGTATTATTTGTGGTTTTTAGATATATGTATGCTAATTCTATGTCAGTGCAATGAAAATTATGAGAAAGCATGCTTTTCGTTTATGAAAAAGGAGTACTTCATTATCATGAAAATTAGCCCTTACTCATGCTAAGACTTTGTTGTTGTCATGTGCACCCTTAAAAAGAATGTCTAGGTACTTCTCTGAAAATTTGGTATATCATGATTTAAGGATGAAGCTGCTTGGAGAATTGCCTCGCAATTCCAATGGGTGACATGGAAGTTGGAGAAAGCACTAGGCGGCATACCCTATGATCATTTTGACATCTCGGAGGAAGTTCAAGAACAGGTAGGAGTTGCGAAATCTATGGTGCTTTCTTATCAACTGGACTTGCACCTcatatttttctgtttattaGGTGGAGTTGGTGAGATCACAGCTGAGAAGAGCCTCAGAGAGATATGGGCCTTTCAATTCAAAAATGTTATCTCATGCCTTAGTCCAGCTGCTGGATGAAGAAATTGATCAGGGGCAATCGGACAACAGGGTAATTGGAAGTTTGCGTGTTCAGAACTGTGGTAGTATTGATGGCGAAAATATGTCGAAGCTGGATGCTGTTCCAGAAAGTGATGGCTCAGAAAGCTGTGGTGCAGATCTGATAAGTTATAAATCTGAGAGGCTTGGAAACTCTTCTGATCCTTCTGAGGCCTGTCTAGCAAATGGCATTGATGTTGATGGACAAGACAATTCAGCCACCAACAGTTTAGAGGAAATCAAGAAGTCTGATCCAATTGTAATTCCTGAAGATTTTCTTTGCCCTATATCCTTGGAACTCATGAGGGATCCCGTTATTGTGGCCACAGGACAGGTATGATTCACTGCAAATGccattttaacatattttattgTAGAAGAAATTTCTTGAAACTATAGaactcagtttttttttttttctattaacgGTCTTCTGattatctttttcttgattCTGCAGACGTACGAGAGATCTTTCATACAGAGATGGATAGATTCTGGAAATGCAACATGTCCAAAAACACAGCAGAAGCTTGAAAATTTAACACTCACTCCAAATTATGTTATCAGAAGTCTAATTACTCAGTGGTGTGCTCAGCACAATATTGAGCAGCCAACAGGACTtataaatggaaaaataaaaaagagtgatGGATCATTTCGTGATGTTACTGGTGACTTAGCAGCCATTCAAGCTCTAGTGCGCAAGCTCTCAAGCCGGTCCATTGAGGAGCATAGAGCGGCTGCAGCTGAAATCCGGTCACTATCCAAAAGAAGCACAGATAACAGAGTACTAATAGCAGAATCTGGAGCCATTCCATTTCTGGTCAACCTTTTAACAACAGAAGATGTGTTGACGCAAGAAAATGCGGTTACTTCCATTCTCAACCTCTCAATATATGAAAACAACAAGGGACTCATAGTGCTTGCCGGAGCAATTCCTTCAATTGTCCAAGTCCTCAGAAATGGAAGCACGGAAGCTAGAGAGAATGCAGCAGCAACCCTCTTTAGCTTGTCACTTGGAGATGAGAACAAAATAATTATAGGTGCATCGGGTGCAATCCCAGCTTTGGTGGAATTGCTCCAACACGGAAGTGCTAGAGGGAAGAAGGATGCTGCAACAGCATTGTTTAATTTGTGCATTTATCAGGGGAACAAGGGCAGGGCGGTGAGGGCAGGGATCATCACAGCATTATTGGTGATGCTTACAGATTCAAGCAATTGCATGGTTGATGAAGCCCTAACTATAATGTCGGTTCTTGCCAGCCACCCGGAGGCAAAAGTTGCTATTGTAAAGGCTAGCACTATTCCTGTTTTGATCGATCTTCTTAGAACGGGACTGCCTC contains the following coding sequences:
- the LOC133876610 gene encoding U-box domain-containing protein 11-like isoform X3 yields the protein MASGVIAGVVLLDLVRDVVSAGPAASGISAGDASVPLFRKDCTDLVRRIALLAHLLEEIRDFGEGHSRPLDASASSSSSSSSDLVVALRAAKRLLLHAGNFHSNSSSDEAAWRIASQFQWVTWKLEKALGGIPYDHFDISEEVQEQVELVRSQLRRASERYGPFNSKMLSHALVQLLDEEIDQGQSDNRVIGSLRVQNCGSIDGENMSKLDAVPESDGSESCGADLISYKSERLGNSSDPSEACLANGIDVDGQDNSATNSLEEIKKSDPIVIPEDFLCPISLELMRDPVIVATGQTYERSFIQRWIDSGNATCPKTQQKLENLTLTPNYVIRSLITQWCAQHNIEQPTGLINGKIKKSDGSFRDVTGDLAAIQALVRKLSSRSIEEHRAAAAEIRSLSKRSTDNRVLIAESGAIPFLVNLLTTEDVLTQENAVTSILNLSIYENNKGLIVLAGAIPSIVQVLRNGSTEARENAAATLFSLSLGDENKIIIGASGAIPALVELLQHGSARGKKDAATALFNLCIYQGNKGRAVRAGIITALLVMLTDSSNCMVDEALTIMSVLASHPEAKVAIVKASTIPVLIDLLRTGLPRNKENAAAILLALCKRDTDNLACISRLGALIPLTELAKSGTERAKRKATSLLEHLRKLQKLQQPTGCFIDGLPRTRILSSSKEPEEIQ
- the LOC133876610 gene encoding U-box domain-containing protein 11-like isoform X1, which codes for MASGVIAGVVLLDLVRDVVSAGPAASGISAGDASVPLFRKDCTDLVRRIALLAHLLEEIRDFGEGHSRPLDASASSSSSSSSDLVVALRAAKRLLLHAGNFHSNSSSDEAAWRIASQFQWVTWKLEKALGGIPYDHFDISEEVQEQVELVRSQLRRASERYGPFNSKMLSHALVQLLDEEIDQGQSDNRVIGSLRVQNCGSIDGENMSKLDAVPESDGSESCGADLISYKSERLGNSSDPSEACLANGIDVDGQDNSATNSLEEIKKSDPIVIPEDFLCPISLELMRDPVIVATGQTYERSFIQRWIDSGNATCPKTQQKLENLTLTPNYVIRSLITQWCAQHNIEQPTGLINGKIKKSDGSFRDVTGDLAAIQALVRKLSSRSIEEHRAAAAEIRSLSKRSTDNRVLIAESGAIPFLVNLLTTEDVLTQENAVTSILNLSIYENNKGLIVLAGAIPSIVQVLRNGSTEARENAAATLFSLSLGDENKIIIGASGAIPALVELLQHGSARGKKDAATALFNLCIYQGNKGRAVRAGIITALLVMLTDSSNCMVDEALTIMSVLASHPEAKVAIVKASTIPVLIDLLRTGLPRNKENAAAILLALCKRDTDNLACISRLGALIPLTELAKSGTERAKRKATSLLEHLRKLQKLQQPTGMYTWDIMTEARRNSCNCGTMGVLYFMDFVYNL
- the LOC133876610 gene encoding U-box domain-containing protein 11-like isoform X2; this translates as MASGVIAGVVLLDLVRDVVSAGPAASGISAGDASVPLFRKDCTDLVRRIALLAHLLEEIRDFGEGHSRPLDASASSSSSSSSDLVVALRAAKRLLLHAGNFHSNSSSDEAAWRIASQFQWVTWKLEKALGGIPYDHFDISEEVQEQVELVRSQLRRASERYGPFNSKMLSHALVQLLDEEIDQGQSDNRVIGSLRVQNCGSIDGENMSKLDAVPESDGSESCGADLISYKSERLGNSSDPSEACLANGIDVDGQDNSATNSLEEIKKSDPIVIPEDFLCPISLELMRDPVIVATGQTYERSFIQRWIDSGNATCPKTQQKLENLTLTPNYVIRSLITQWCAQHNIEQPTGLINGKIKKSDGSFRDVTGDLAAIQALVRKLSSRSIEEHRAAAAEIRSLSKRSTDNRVLIAESGAIPFLVNLLTTEDVLTQENAVTSILNLSIYENNKGLIVLAGAIPSIVQVLRNGSTEARENAAATLFSLSLGDENKIIIGASGAIPALVELLQHGSARGKKDAATALFNLCIYQGNKGRAVRAGIITALLVMLTDSSNCMVDEALTIMSVLASHPEAKVAIVKASTIPVLIDLLRTGLPRNKENAAAILLALCKRDTDNLACISRLGALIPLTELAKSGTERAKRKATSLLEHLRKLQKLQQPTGQCFIDGLPRTRILSSSKEPEEIQ